Proteins from one Coffea arabica cultivar ET-39 chromosome 8c, Coffea Arabica ET-39 HiFi, whole genome shotgun sequence genomic window:
- the LOC113706225 gene encoding protein HOTHEAD-like, whose protein sequence is MGLEGWRVLSAATILGILFFHGFCLSEKAPNYTFVHEATSAPDVSFYDYIIIGGGTAGCPLAATLSQNYSVLLLERGGSPYGNPNITNLNTFGAALSDLSPSSPSQRFISEDGVINARARVLGGGSCLNAGFYSRASTSYVRDLGWDGKLVNESYEWVEKKVAFEPPVKQWQSAVRDGLIESGVRPYNGFTYDHLYGTKVGGTIFDQNGTRHTAADLLEYANPKGLTVLLHATVHKILFGTKGRSKPLAHGVIFRDAARIKHKAYLKAGARNEVIVSAGALGSPQLLMLSGIGPEDHLRHHNITVIYHQPYVGLGMYDNPMNAIYVPSPSPVEVSLIQVVGITRFGSYIEAASGANFAGGSASRDFGMFSPKIGQLSTLPPKQRTPEALAKAIDDMSKLDAVAFSGGFILEKTMGPLSNGYLMLRKKNPNANPSVTFNYFQEPEDLKRCVDGIKVIESVIESKSFSKFRYDDLTLQVLLNMTANSPVNLLPRHSNASTSLEQFCKDTVMTIWHYHGGCQVNRVVDEDYKVLGVDNLRVIDGSTFYDSPGTNPQATVMMLGRYMGVTMLNERLASEKSN, encoded by the exons ATGGGTTTAGAGGGCTGGAGAGTCCTTTCTGCTGCTACAATTCTTGGCATCCTCTTTTTCCATGGCTTTTGTTTATCTGAAAAAG CTCCAAACTACACTTTTGTGCATGAAGCAACTTCAGCCCCGGATGTTTCATTCTACGACTACATCATTATTGGCGGAGGCACCGCCGGCTGCCCCTTAGCCGCCACGCTTTCTCAAAATTATAGTGTCCTCCTACTCGAACGCGGCGGTTCACCATATGGCAATCCCAACATCACCAATCTAAATACATTTGGGGCAGCCCTGTCCGACCTCTCTCCGTCCTCCCCTTCTCAGCGTTTCATCTCAGAAGACGGTGTAATCAACGCCCGTGCTCGCGTGCTAGGCGGTGGAAGCTGCCTAAATGCGGGCTTCTACTCGCGTGCTTCCACCAGCTACGTGAGGGATTTAGGCTGGGATGGGAAGCTGGTGAACGAGTCATACGAATGGGTGGAGAAGAAGGTTGCATTCGAACCACCCGTGAAGCAGTGGCAGTCAGCTGTGAGGGATGGCTTGATTGAGTCTGGTGTGAGGCCTTACAACGGTTTTACCTATGACCATTTGTACGGGACTAAGGTTGGCGGAACcatttttgatcaaaacggtacTAGACATACTGCTGCAGACCTACTTGAGTATGCAAATCCTAAAGGGCTCACCGTGCTATTGCATGCAACTGTCCACAAAATCTTGTTCGGAACCAAAG GAAGATCAAAGCCTTTAGCGCATGGAGTGATCTTCAGAGATGCTGCAAGAATCAAGCACAAAGCATACCTTAAAGCAGGAGCCAGAAATGAAGTGATTGTCTCAGCAGGTGCACTTGGAAGCCCACAACTACTGATGTTGAGCGGAATAGGACCAGAAGATCACCTGAGACACCACAACATAACTGTGATTTATCATCAGCCCTATGTTGGCCTAGGCATGTATGATAACCCCATGAATGCCATCTACGTCCCATCTCCTTCCCCTGTTGAGGTTTCCCTCATCCAAGTTGTGGGTATCACCCGCTTTGGAAGCTATATTGAGGCTGCCAGTGGTGCAAACTTTGCCGGTGGTTCAGCTAGCAGGGACTTCGGAATGTTCTCTCCTAAG ATTGGTCAGCTCAGCACACTGCCACCAAAACAAAGAACCCCAGAAGCCTTAGCCAAAGCTATCGATGACATGAGCAAACTTGATGCAGTAGCTTTCAGCGGTGGATTCATCCTGGAAAAAACCATGGGTCCTCTCTCAAATGGCTACTTAATGCTTCGGAAGAAGAACCCAAATGCAAATCCATCAGTCACATTCAACTATTTCCAAGAACCAGAGGACTTAAAACGATGTGTTGATGGCATCAAGGTCATCGAAAGCGTAATTGAATCAAAATCTTTCTCCAAATTTAGGTATGATGACTTGACCTTACAAGTCCTCCTCAACATGACCGCGAATTCTCCGGTGAACCTGTTGCCCAGACATAGCAATGCCTCAACTTCATTGGAACAGTTCTGTAAAGATACTGTTATGACCATTTGGCATTACCATGGAGGATGTCAAGTTAATAGAGTTGTTGATGAAGATTATAAAGTTTTAGGGGTGGATAACTTACGAGTTATCGATGGCTCTACATTTTATGACTCTCCTGGAACAAATCCTCAAGCCACTGTTATGATGCTGGGAAG GTACATGGGAGTAACGATGCTAAACGAGAGACTTGCAAGTGAAAagtcaaattga